From Micromonospora rifamycinica, a single genomic window includes:
- a CDS encoding type 1 periplasmic-binding domain-containing protein translates to MREPVTPPPPRPPAADDPQPRPPTADGPPVGGAELLALLTRLLRRPRRDDRRLPVLWLVRAATGGDPGLLLRRFVGRGAGRQVPHAVLDLAARPDLADVPALLRELRRQLSLEAFGAARLRFRHYPLADWLMQQTLEVGVDGAGSGRANLVRRLRDRRGQRPVEEPQVSGESGVGTALQVLLWLLRRAVPSVVFRIAVSGRVPAVGSQYRWFMRQQYLAPRQSVTFLGFAERLTAGWRDGEQPAQVDKLLLHAFLEDLRQAYRRRVWRPGDWRRTAYPVLLLDGVTVGGVGHTLVRLLNDVRNETGRNDPLLVVALAAEPPPETPGTRPLREADKACDEWAEAVSETRRLRRPAAWLVVLRPDADDATPPRGAVPPALVAPDPPWWSRRFLPAAVVLVLLAGVGVWADSRWTTDCHPALAGQVRVRLIAEECVGYSDHAAQVFNSEPGQERLRAVQRRIFAQNRAAEEVWRRSDHRRPYLTLVYLGTLTGNRTRPDEESYVSEREELEGLATAQYALLKESAAADGAALLHVVVANGGRQMRHAGPAVAMLEELAHDDPTVLGVVGLVESRASTASALRELNRVGLPVLAPTLSADRMSQNSSLYLQVSAPNADQARMIEVYARQVLRVTEAHVYYTTGERSSLTEDLYVGTLVDGLRQRFGTRLTRLDEWSVGRRLTSECGYQGVLVFAGRWSEFDGFLRALKECGGNPPRHLVGDDSVNRYMANPGLRVNAPGNLPVTYVSKAALATCAVLRAAQAAGDDARGSFLNWVGSADLLDPPRCRDGAGVPVGERVSLAYDAAMMMVRAVESLAARLRHADPGWRWDPHAVNPVGVHAEVLRQNAATGYPGVAGVIRYAPDSGEPVAKRLALLRVARVPDVAAEPVEVFHCGAADGGPDPGCRPV, encoded by the coding sequence ATGCGCGAACCGGTGACCCCGCCGCCGCCCCGGCCGCCGGCCGCGGACGACCCGCAGCCCCGGCCGCCCACTGCGGACGGCCCCCCGGTCGGCGGCGCGGAGCTGCTCGCCCTGCTCACCCGGCTGCTGCGCCGGCCCCGCCGGGACGACCGCCGGCTGCCGGTGCTCTGGCTGGTCCGGGCGGCCACCGGCGGCGACCCTGGTCTCCTGCTGCGCCGGTTCGTCGGGCGGGGCGCGGGTCGCCAGGTGCCGCACGCCGTACTGGACCTGGCCGCCCGCCCCGACCTCGCCGACGTCCCGGCCCTGCTGCGGGAGCTGCGCCGACAGTTGTCGTTGGAGGCGTTCGGGGCGGCCCGGCTGCGGTTCCGGCACTATCCGCTGGCCGACTGGCTGATGCAGCAGACCCTCGAGGTGGGCGTCGACGGCGCCGGCAGCGGGCGGGCCAACCTGGTCCGTCGGCTGCGTGACCGGCGCGGTCAGCGTCCCGTGGAGGAGCCGCAGGTCAGCGGGGAGTCGGGGGTCGGCACGGCGCTCCAGGTGCTGCTCTGGCTGCTGCGCCGGGCGGTGCCGAGCGTGGTGTTCCGGATCGCCGTCTCCGGCCGGGTGCCGGCCGTCGGGAGCCAGTACCGCTGGTTCATGCGGCAGCAGTACCTGGCCCCCCGCCAGTCGGTGACCTTCCTCGGGTTCGCCGAACGCCTCACCGCCGGGTGGCGCGACGGCGAGCAACCGGCCCAGGTGGACAAGCTGCTGCTGCACGCCTTCCTGGAGGACCTGCGGCAGGCGTACCGGCGACGGGTCTGGCGGCCCGGGGACTGGCGGCGTACCGCGTACCCGGTGCTGCTGCTCGACGGGGTGACCGTGGGCGGCGTCGGGCACACCCTGGTCCGGCTGCTCAACGACGTCCGCAACGAGACCGGGCGCAACGATCCGCTGCTGGTCGTGGCGCTCGCCGCCGAACCGCCACCGGAAACGCCCGGCACCCGCCCGCTGCGGGAGGCGGACAAGGCGTGCGACGAGTGGGCCGAGGCGGTGTCCGAGACCCGCCGGTTGCGGCGGCCCGCCGCCTGGCTGGTGGTGCTGCGACCGGACGCCGACGACGCCACCCCGCCCCGCGGGGCGGTTCCGCCCGCGCTGGTCGCGCCCGACCCGCCGTGGTGGTCGCGCCGGTTCCTGCCGGCCGCCGTGGTGCTGGTCCTGCTGGCCGGGGTCGGGGTGTGGGCGGACAGCCGGTGGACGACCGACTGCCATCCGGCGCTGGCCGGTCAGGTGCGGGTGCGGTTGATCGCCGAGGAGTGCGTCGGCTACAGCGACCATGCGGCGCAGGTGTTCAACAGCGAACCCGGCCAGGAGCGGCTGCGGGCGGTGCAGCGGCGGATCTTCGCGCAGAACCGGGCCGCCGAGGAGGTGTGGCGGCGCAGCGACCACCGCCGCCCCTACCTCACCCTGGTCTACCTGGGCACCCTCACCGGCAACCGGACCCGGCCGGACGAGGAGTCGTACGTCTCCGAACGGGAGGAGCTGGAGGGCCTGGCCACCGCCCAGTACGCGCTGCTCAAGGAGTCGGCGGCGGCCGACGGCGCGGCCCTGCTGCACGTGGTGGTCGCCAACGGGGGCCGGCAGATGCGCCACGCCGGGCCGGCGGTGGCCATGCTGGAGGAGTTGGCCCACGACGATCCGACCGTGCTCGGGGTGGTGGGGCTGGTGGAGAGCCGGGCCAGCACCGCCTCGGCGTTGCGGGAACTCAACCGGGTGGGGCTGCCGGTGCTCGCGCCCACCCTGTCGGCCGACCGGATGTCGCAGAACTCCAGCCTCTACCTCCAGGTGTCCGCGCCGAACGCCGATCAGGCCCGGATGATCGAGGTGTACGCCCGGCAGGTGCTGCGGGTGACCGAGGCGCACGTCTACTACACCACCGGCGAGCGCAGCTCCCTGACCGAGGATCTCTACGTCGGCACCCTGGTCGACGGGCTGCGCCAGCGGTTCGGCACCCGGCTGACCCGGCTCGACGAGTGGAGTGTCGGGCGACGGTTGACCAGCGAGTGCGGCTACCAGGGTGTGCTGGTGTTCGCCGGCCGCTGGTCGGAGTTCGACGGCTTCCTGCGGGCGTTGAAGGAGTGCGGCGGCAACCCGCCCCGGCACCTGGTCGGCGACGACTCGGTCAACCGGTACATGGCCAACCCGGGGTTGCGGGTCAACGCCCCGGGCAACCTGCCCGTGACGTACGTGTCGAAGGCGGCACTGGCCACCTGTGCCGTGCTGCGGGCCGCACAGGCCGCCGGGGACGACGCCCGGGGCAGCTTCCTGAACTGGGTCGGCTCGGCCGACCTGCTCGACCCGCCGCGCTGCCGCGACGGTGCCGGCGTACCGGTCGGCGAGCGGGTCAGCCTCGCCTACGACGCGGCGATGATGATGGTGCGGGCGGTGGAGAGCCTGGCCGCCCGGCTGCGGCACGCCGACCCCGGCTGGCGCTGGGATCCGCACGCGGTCAACCCGGTCGGCGTGCACGCCGAGGTGCTGCGCCAGAACGCCGCCACCGGCTACCCGGGGGTGGCCGGGGTGATCCGGTACGCCCCCGACTCGGGCGAGCCGGTCGCCAAGCGGCTGGCGCTGCTGCGGGTGGCCCGGGTGCCGGACGTCGCCGCCGAACCGGTCGAGGTGTTCCACTGCGGTGCCGCCGACGGCGGGCCGGACCCGGGCTGCCGGCCGGTCTGA
- a CDS encoding peptidase inhibitor family I36 protein, producing MPLRKVIAAASMAAALVGVSAVPAQAATGYNRCPQFRMCVFTGPNGSGTMAAFAVGDGDLGDSNGPTGMNNNIESFWNNSGHHWDFWDLPGYSGDVRHSEPYVGGKNFGSAWDNRVSSLHDY from the coding sequence ATGCCATTGAGGAAAGTCATCGCCGCCGCGTCGATGGCGGCGGCGCTGGTGGGTGTCAGCGCCGTGCCAGCCCAGGCGGCGACGGGCTACAACCGTTGCCCGCAGTTCAGGATGTGTGTGTTCACCGGCCCCAACGGCTCCGGCACCATGGCGGCCTTCGCGGTCGGCGACGGTGACCTGGGTGACAGCAACGGCCCGACCGGTATGAACAACAACATCGAGAGCTTCTGGAACAACAGCGGTCACCACTGGGACTTCTGGGACCTGCCCGGCTACTCCGGTGACGTCCGGCACTCCGAGCCGTACGTCGGCGGCAAGAACTTCGGTTCCGCCTGGGACAACCGGGTCTCCTCCCTGCACGACTACTGA
- a CDS encoding substrate-binding domain-containing protein → MIDGGRREKLLRELSISLVSGLILAVAGKAYASWAATAWARSAWLVLPAVVAAAGTAFAVTRYRHHSGRRQVFLLVSAFVQKHWVAELVENLVRSLDRHGIDLVLKIPPYEYGGHGQLQQLAELKRNSRAFLGGFVMAADSAANRVEFERFCRSLRIPIVFIDSSPFEHVRDFPPNAAFVGCEDAEIGARSAESVARILRDRGVPSPSVLVVGSNEHSGRQDAFAARLRAEVATVEITVNGQGRFDRGRAAGIVGQMLQEAHRRGTAVDVVFCTNDEMALGAVDAVQKRAAAGEGIGDPVIVGVDGTREAIATIDAGGTRFRSTVVQESGRVAEVAVSNLLRLRDHEPLDVRTYIPTMIYPLGDASTAVSGPRGVRQHDAS, encoded by the coding sequence GTGATTGACGGCGGTCGGCGTGAGAAGCTCCTCCGGGAGTTGTCGATATCGCTGGTCAGCGGACTGATCCTCGCCGTCGCGGGTAAGGCGTACGCGTCGTGGGCGGCCACCGCGTGGGCCAGGTCGGCCTGGCTGGTGCTGCCGGCGGTCGTCGCGGCCGCGGGGACCGCGTTCGCCGTCACCCGCTACCGCCATCACTCCGGCCGGCGACAGGTGTTCCTCCTGGTCTCGGCGTTCGTGCAGAAACACTGGGTCGCCGAGCTGGTGGAGAACCTGGTCCGGTCGCTGGACCGGCACGGTATCGACCTCGTCCTCAAGATCCCACCGTACGAGTACGGCGGGCACGGCCAGCTGCAACAGCTCGCTGAGCTCAAGCGGAACTCCCGGGCCTTCCTCGGTGGCTTCGTCATGGCCGCCGACAGCGCGGCCAACCGGGTCGAGTTCGAACGGTTCTGCCGGAGCCTGCGCATCCCGATCGTGTTCATCGACTCGTCGCCGTTCGAGCACGTGCGCGACTTTCCGCCGAACGCCGCCTTCGTCGGGTGCGAGGATGCCGAGATCGGTGCCCGGTCGGCCGAGTCGGTGGCCCGGATTCTGCGGGACCGGGGTGTGCCGTCGCCGAGCGTGCTGGTGGTCGGCAGCAACGAGCACTCCGGCCGGCAGGACGCCTTTGCCGCCCGGCTCCGGGCAGAGGTGGCAACCGTCGAGATCACCGTCAACGGCCAGGGCCGGTTCGATCGTGGGCGGGCCGCCGGGATAGTCGGCCAGATGTTGCAGGAGGCCCACCGCAGAGGCACCGCCGTGGACGTCGTGTTCTGCACCAACGACGAGATGGCTCTCGGGGCGGTGGACGCGGTGCAGAAGCGGGCGGCCGCGGGCGAAGGCATCGGTGATCCGGTCATCGTCGGGGTGGACGGCACCCGTGAGGCGATCGCGACGATCGACGCGGGCGGCACCCGGTTCCGGTCGACCGTCGTGCAGGAGTCCGGCCGGGTGGCCGAGGTGGCGGTGAGCAACCTGCTCAGGCTCCGGGACCATGAGCCGCTGGACGTCAGGACGTACATCCCCACGATGATCTATCCGCTCGGCGACGCCTCCACGGCGGTGTCCGGCCCGAGGGGTGTCAGGCAGCACGACGCGTCCTGA
- a CDS encoding DEAD/DEAH box helicase family protein, whose amino-acid sequence MTNHPLLVWYGAGAESLVYVDAQAAMLKTRSFGEVLAKDLVRRTNAKAVSGRFVHQVQALNADGTLVQHVHAAFERLRNVGNEAAHEHFSEVREALVLLRTCFELGLWYHRALTDDRTPRGFVPPSPPAAQVPASIAASLQAEIDRYKRELADAKLLLAGKPSLAQAQADAVRDADAAVRAADARRGETAALVASLEPAAQAAQQAFDSAQPRRVSAGKREEFIARARRASHEPLNEVQTRIEIDRQLTAAGWQVQDESQLNLFAGSGVAVREVTLATGRADYLLYVDQRLVGVIEAKREGTAPRGVEAQLDRYLDGLTAEQRLSAWRREAALPFGYVATGTETAFVNRLDPFPRTREVFAFHRPETLARWMREADDEPAAPTLRARLRRMPALDRLGLRPAQIDAVEGLERSLADARPRALIQMATGAGKTFTAVTSSYRLLKHARARRILFLVDRNNLGKQTLREYAGYQTPDDGRKFTELYTVDRLSGAGLLDSSTVVISTIQRLYGALRGTELPDVDLDDRAFDSYDLDEPAEVGYNPQLPPETFDLIVVDECHRSIYGKWRAVIEYFDAFVVGLTATPVKQTLGFFQQNLVSEYTYEQAVADGVNVNFDVYRIRTEITEGGQRIEAGTVVPLRDRRTRAERYQELEDDFTYAGRQVGRSVISKGQLRLVLDTFRERLFTEIFPGRSTVPKTLIFACDDNHAEEIVAMVREVFGRGNEFARKITYSSRRDGDNPDTLIQAFRNSPEMRVAVTVDMIATGTDVRPLECVFFLRPVRSATYFEQMKGRGARTIDPADFQSVTPDARVKDRFVIVDAVGVTEADLDEAVPLQRHTEQQISLRDLLRKAGTLTADVNEVATLASRLSRLDRQLTDDERAELAELGGQPLTGIVRGLVDAVAPEQLNPATQAGPDAVRDLLAGALRPLAANPQLRDRILEIRRAHDITIDEVNVDKLVSAAGVPAAERAQVTVRSWHDYLEQHRDEITALQVFYEGKGRVSYDQLKELAARIARPPQAWTPDSLWQAYVLLGRTAEQAGSRGVTDLVALIRYELGLDQELRPFRTATEERFRGWLLRQEQAGATFTADQVWWLERIRDVIAVSVEITPDDLEGAPFTERGGIDGYAGAFGNRAEPLLTELNQELSA is encoded by the coding sequence TTGACGAACCACCCGCTGCTGGTCTGGTACGGCGCGGGTGCCGAATCGCTGGTCTATGTCGATGCCCAGGCGGCGATGCTCAAGACGCGCAGCTTCGGTGAAGTGCTGGCCAAGGACCTGGTACGACGTACCAACGCCAAGGCGGTCAGTGGCAGGTTCGTCCACCAGGTCCAGGCGCTCAACGCCGACGGCACCCTCGTGCAGCATGTCCACGCCGCGTTCGAGCGGTTGCGTAACGTCGGCAACGAGGCGGCGCACGAGCACTTCAGCGAGGTCCGCGAGGCGTTGGTGCTGCTGCGTACCTGCTTCGAGTTGGGGTTGTGGTACCACCGCGCGTTGACCGACGACCGTACGCCGAGGGGGTTCGTGCCGCCGAGCCCGCCGGCGGCGCAGGTTCCCGCGTCCATCGCGGCGAGCCTTCAGGCCGAGATCGACCGCTACAAGCGGGAGCTGGCCGACGCCAAGCTGTTGCTGGCGGGTAAGCCGTCGCTGGCGCAGGCGCAGGCCGATGCGGTGCGTGACGCCGACGCGGCGGTGCGGGCCGCCGATGCCCGACGCGGGGAGACTGCCGCGCTGGTGGCGAGCCTGGAGCCGGCTGCCCAGGCGGCGCAGCAGGCGTTCGACAGCGCCCAGCCACGCCGGGTGTCCGCCGGTAAACGCGAGGAGTTCATCGCCCGCGCCCGCCGCGCCTCCCACGAGCCACTGAACGAGGTGCAGACCCGGATCGAGATCGACCGTCAGCTCACCGCCGCCGGGTGGCAGGTCCAGGACGAGAGCCAGCTCAACCTCTTCGCGGGCAGCGGCGTCGCGGTGCGCGAGGTGACCCTGGCGACGGGCCGGGCCGACTACCTGCTCTACGTCGACCAACGCCTGGTCGGGGTGATCGAGGCCAAGCGGGAGGGCACCGCCCCGCGCGGGGTGGAGGCGCAGCTCGACCGCTACCTCGACGGGTTGACCGCGGAACAGCGGCTCAGCGCCTGGCGGCGGGAGGCGGCGCTGCCCTTCGGGTACGTGGCCACCGGCACCGAGACCGCGTTCGTCAACCGGCTCGACCCGTTTCCGCGTACCCGGGAGGTGTTCGCGTTCCACCGGCCGGAGACGCTCGCCCGGTGGATGCGGGAGGCGGACGACGAGCCGGCCGCGCCGACGCTGCGCGCCCGGCTGCGCCGGATGCCGGCGCTGGACCGGCTGGGCCTGCGCCCGGCGCAGATCGACGCGGTCGAGGGTCTGGAACGCTCGCTGGCGGATGCCCGGCCCCGGGCGTTGATCCAGATGGCCACCGGGGCGGGCAAGACCTTCACCGCGGTCACCAGCAGCTACCGGCTGCTCAAGCACGCCCGTGCCCGCCGCATCCTGTTCCTGGTCGACCGCAACAACCTCGGCAAGCAGACCCTGCGCGAGTACGCCGGCTACCAGACCCCCGACGACGGGCGGAAGTTCACCGAGCTGTACACGGTGGACCGGCTCTCCGGTGCCGGCCTGCTCGACTCGTCCACCGTGGTGATCTCGACGATCCAGCGCCTGTACGGGGCGTTGCGCGGCACCGAACTGCCCGACGTCGACCTCGACGACCGGGCCTTCGACAGCTACGACCTCGACGAGCCGGCCGAGGTCGGTTACAACCCGCAGCTGCCGCCGGAGACGTTCGACCTGATCGTGGTGGACGAGTGTCACCGGTCGATCTACGGCAAGTGGCGGGCGGTCATCGAGTACTTCGACGCCTTCGTGGTGGGGCTGACCGCGACCCCGGTGAAGCAGACCCTCGGCTTCTTCCAGCAGAACCTCGTCTCGGAATACACCTACGAGCAGGCGGTCGCCGACGGGGTGAACGTCAACTTCGACGTCTACCGGATCAGGACCGAGATCACCGAGGGCGGGCAGAGGATCGAGGCCGGCACCGTCGTGCCGCTGCGCGACCGCCGCACCCGGGCCGAGCGCTACCAGGAGCTGGAGGACGACTTCACGTACGCGGGCCGCCAGGTCGGCCGGTCCGTGATCTCCAAGGGGCAGCTCAGGCTGGTGCTGGATACCTTCCGCGAGCGGCTGTTCACCGAGATCTTCCCCGGCCGTTCCACGGTGCCCAAGACGCTGATCTTCGCGTGCGACGACAACCACGCCGAGGAGATCGTCGCCATGGTCCGGGAGGTGTTCGGGCGCGGCAACGAGTTCGCCAGGAAGATCACCTATTCCTCCCGACGGGACGGCGACAACCCCGACACCCTCATCCAGGCGTTCCGCAACAGCCCGGAGATGCGGGTCGCGGTCACCGTCGACATGATCGCCACCGGCACCGACGTACGCCCGCTGGAGTGTGTGTTCTTCCTCAGGCCGGTGCGCAGCGCCACCTACTTCGAGCAGATGAAGGGGCGTGGGGCGCGCACCATCGACCCGGCCGACTTCCAGTCCGTCACGCCTGACGCGAGGGTGAAGGACCGCTTCGTCATCGTCGACGCGGTGGGGGTGACCGAGGCCGACCTGGACGAGGCGGTGCCGCTGCAACGGCACACCGAACAGCAGATCTCGCTGCGTGACCTGCTGCGCAAGGCCGGCACGCTGACCGCCGACGTCAACGAGGTGGCCACCCTGGCGTCCCGGTTGTCGCGCCTCGACCGGCAACTCACCGACGACGAACGCGCCGAGCTGGCGGAGCTGGGCGGGCAGCCGCTCACCGGCATCGTCCGGGGCCTGGTCGACGCGGTGGCTCCCGAGCAGCTCAACCCCGCCACCCAGGCCGGGCCGGACGCCGTCCGCGACCTGCTGGCCGGCGCACTGCGCCCGCTCGCCGCGAACCCGCAGCTCCGCGACCGCATCCTGGAGATCCGCCGCGCCCATGACATCACCATCGACGAGGTCAACGTCGACAAGCTGGTGTCGGCGGCCGGGGTGCCCGCCGCCGAACGCGCCCAGGTGACCGTGCGGAGCTGGCACGACTACCTGGAACAACACCGCGACGAGATCACCGCGTTGCAGGTGTTCTACGAGGGCAAGGGTCGGGTCAGCTACGACCAGCTCAAGGAGCTGGCGGCCCGGATCGCCCGGCCCCCGCAGGCGTGGACCCCGGATTCGCTGTGGCAGGCGTACGTGCTGCTCGGCCGCACCGCCGAGCAGGCCGGGTCGCGCGGGGTCACCGACCTGGTCGCCCTCATCCGCTACGAACTGGGCCTGGACCAGGAACTACGTCCATTTCGTACGGCCACAGAGGAGCGTTTCCGTGGGTGGCTGCTGCGGCAGGAACAGGCGGGCGCTACCTTCACTGCCGATCAGGTGTGGTGGCTGGAGAGGATCAGGGACGTGATAGCGGTCAGTGTGGAGATCACCCCCGACGACCTGGAAGGGGCACCCTTCACCGAACGCGGCGGCATCGACGGGTACGCGGGTGCCTTCGGCAACCGCGCCGAACCCCTCCTCACCGAACTCAACCAGGAGCTGTCCGCGTGA
- a CDS encoding restriction endonuclease subunit S, with protein sequence MTDLSPGWIVAPLGELVDVLDSHRIPVSAKERVERSGSVPYYGAAGQVGSIDSAIFDEDLVLLGEDGVQFFDPHKDKAYRISGPAWVNNHAHVLRPRELLEISYLHHYLNSFDYRGYANGTTRLKLTQAAMNRIPVRLPPRAEQRRIVTALDSHLSCWEMGSSQLVGTQRRINRFRDQVMMLAGVGALGRDEPQFRALPPEPAGVQDGELPAVPDTWHWMRLEEFAEVVGGVTKDSKRQSDPEFVEVPYLRVANVQRARLDLSEVARIKVPPKKAEQLRLRPGDVLLNEGGDRDKLGRGWVWEGQIPGCIHQNHVFRARIKDEVLHPKLLAWHANGFGRRWFEVNGLQSVNLASISLGKMKKFPVPIPPRAEQDALVQSAEKYLSLLDGMERAVTSAREKANRLRASLLAEAFAGRLVPQDPDDEPAAELLARIRAERAATIPTQRTRSRRTPKELAAPPTRVTGDDYQQETLPL encoded by the coding sequence GTGACCGACCTTTCTCCGGGTTGGATTGTCGCGCCGCTGGGTGAGCTTGTCGACGTCCTCGATAGTCATCGGATCCCGGTCAGCGCCAAGGAACGCGTGGAACGGTCTGGTTCGGTGCCTTACTACGGGGCAGCCGGACAAGTAGGATCTATCGACTCTGCAATCTTTGACGAAGATTTGGTGCTGCTCGGCGAAGACGGTGTGCAGTTCTTTGATCCTCACAAAGACAAGGCATACCGGATTTCAGGTCCGGCATGGGTGAACAACCACGCCCACGTTTTGCGTCCAAGGGAGTTGCTTGAAATCAGCTACCTCCATCACTACCTGAACTCGTTCGACTATCGCGGCTATGCCAATGGAACGACCCGCCTCAAGCTGACGCAGGCGGCAATGAACCGGATTCCAGTCAGGCTGCCACCCCGCGCGGAGCAGCGGCGTATCGTCACTGCCCTCGACAGTCACCTCTCTTGCTGGGAGATGGGCTCCTCTCAGCTTGTCGGCACGCAACGAAGGATCAATCGCTTTCGGGATCAGGTGATGATGCTCGCCGGGGTGGGCGCGTTGGGACGTGACGAGCCCCAGTTCCGAGCGCTGCCCCCCGAGCCTGCGGGGGTGCAGGATGGCGAGTTGCCGGCAGTCCCGGACACCTGGCATTGGATGCGGTTGGAGGAGTTCGCGGAGGTCGTAGGTGGGGTCACCAAGGACAGCAAGCGGCAGTCCGATCCCGAGTTCGTGGAGGTGCCCTACCTGCGGGTGGCGAACGTGCAACGTGCCCGGCTCGATCTGTCGGAGGTAGCCCGCATCAAGGTGCCGCCGAAGAAGGCCGAGCAGTTGCGCCTCCGGCCGGGTGACGTGTTGCTCAACGAGGGCGGCGACCGTGACAAGCTCGGCAGGGGGTGGGTCTGGGAGGGGCAGATTCCCGGGTGCATCCATCAGAACCACGTCTTCCGCGCCCGGATCAAGGATGAGGTGCTGCACCCTAAGCTGCTGGCCTGGCACGCGAACGGCTTCGGTCGTCGGTGGTTCGAGGTGAACGGCCTCCAAAGCGTCAATCTGGCGTCGATCAGCCTCGGGAAGATGAAAAAGTTCCCGGTGCCGATTCCGCCTCGTGCCGAGCAGGACGCCCTCGTCCAGTCGGCTGAGAAGTACCTCTCCTTGCTCGATGGCATGGAGCGGGCGGTGACCTCGGCCCGCGAAAAGGCGAACCGGCTGCGGGCGTCGCTGCTCGCGGAGGCGTTTGCGGGGCGACTCGTGCCGCAGGACCCGGACGACGAGCCGGCCGCCGAACTGCTCGCCCGGATCAGGGCCGAGCGGGCGGCCACCATCCCGACGCAGCGGACGCGCTCCCGGCGTACCCCGAAGGAGTTGGCGGCACCGCCGACCAGGGTGACCGGCGACGACTATCAGCAGGAGACCTTGCCACTGTGA
- a CDS encoding type I restriction-modification system subunit M: MDSRRLVQKLWNYCDVLRDDGVSTIDYVEQLTYLLFLKMADERARRTFRPEQIVPAELSWQTLLDAEGDDLEVQYRHILTGLAREGGTLGTIFRKAQNKIQDPAKLKRLIVDLIDKQEWSGTGVDVKGDAYEELLAKGAEDAKSGAGQYFTPRALTAAMVDCMLPTPDDTITDPACGTGGFLLAAYDHIQRHHGSTLTPDQRRRLAGGAITGTELVDGTARLAAMNMLLHGIGTPNGPSLIAVRDALGREPDQRVSLVLANPPFGRSSSIRMVGEDGRSSREEREIERNDFWATTANKQLNFVQHIAALLEIDGRAAVVLPDNVLFEGGAGETIRRRLLKQYDLHTMLRLPTGIFYAGGVKANVLFFERKRAREEPWTQNLWVYDFRTNQHFTLKQNPLRREHLQDFVDCYLPGKDRAERVETERFRPFPYDELIARDKVNLDITWLKDASLEDADALLPPEVIAQEIVEDLQAALREFAAIAEALGATASRVDTD; the protein is encoded by the coding sequence GTGGATTCGCGCCGTCTGGTGCAGAAGCTCTGGAACTACTGTGACGTGCTGCGCGACGACGGCGTGTCGACGATCGATTATGTGGAGCAGTTGACCTATCTGCTGTTTCTCAAGATGGCCGACGAGCGGGCCAGGCGGACGTTCCGGCCGGAGCAGATCGTGCCCGCCGAGCTGAGCTGGCAGACCCTGCTGGACGCCGAGGGCGACGACCTGGAGGTGCAGTACCGGCACATCCTCACCGGGTTGGCCCGGGAGGGCGGCACCCTGGGGACGATCTTCCGCAAGGCGCAGAACAAGATCCAGGACCCGGCGAAGCTCAAGCGACTGATCGTCGACCTGATCGACAAGCAGGAATGGTCGGGCACCGGGGTCGACGTCAAGGGCGACGCCTACGAGGAGTTGCTGGCCAAGGGCGCGGAGGACGCGAAATCCGGCGCGGGGCAGTACTTCACCCCGCGTGCGTTGACCGCCGCGATGGTCGACTGCATGCTGCCCACCCCCGACGACACGATCACCGACCCGGCCTGCGGCACCGGCGGATTCCTGCTCGCCGCCTATGACCACATCCAGCGTCACCACGGCAGCACCCTCACCCCCGACCAGCGGCGACGGCTCGCTGGCGGTGCGATCACCGGCACCGAGCTGGTCGACGGCACCGCCCGGCTGGCGGCGATGAACATGCTGCTGCACGGGATCGGCACCCCCAACGGCCCGTCGCTGATCGCCGTGCGCGACGCCCTCGGCCGGGAGCCTGACCAGCGGGTCAGCCTGGTGCTGGCGAACCCGCCGTTCGGGCGCAGCTCGTCGATCCGGATGGTGGGGGAGGACGGCCGGTCCTCCCGCGAGGAACGCGAGATCGAACGCAACGACTTCTGGGCCACCACCGCCAACAAACAGCTCAACTTCGTCCAGCACATCGCCGCGCTGCTGGAGATCGACGGCCGGGCGGCGGTCGTCCTGCCCGACAACGTGCTGTTCGAGGGCGGCGCGGGGGAGACCATCCGCCGCCGGCTGCTCAAGCAGTACGACCTGCACACCATGCTGCGCCTGCCCACCGGCATCTTCTACGCCGGTGGCGTCAAGGCCAACGTGCTGTTCTTCGAGCGTAAGCGTGCCCGCGAGGAACCCTGGACCCAGAACCTCTGGGTGTACGACTTCCGCACCAACCAGCACTTCACGCTCAAGCAGAACCCACTGCGCCGGGAACACCTCCAGGACTTCGTCGACTGCTACCTGCCCGGCAAGGACCGCGCCGAGCGGGTGGAGACCGAACGTTTCCGCCCCTTCCCGTACGACGAGTTGATCGCCCGCGACAAGGTGAACCTGGACATCACCTGGCTCAAGGACGCCTCCCTGGAGGACGCCGACGCGCTGCTGCCACCCGAGGTGATCGCCCAGGAGATCGTCGAGGACCTCCAGGCGGCCCTACGCGAGTTCGCCGCCATCGCCGAAGCCCTCGGCGCGACAGCCTCCCGGGTCGACACCGACTGA
- a CDS encoding helix-turn-helix domain-containing protein produces MRWNDIRAEHVERAGGEGAVEAGKRELLAEVVGHRLAEVRRARSLTQQQVADRMGVTKGRVSQIEQGRVSGQDVLARYAAALGGRLHQAIYFDDGDIAAIA; encoded by the coding sequence ATGCGATGGAACGACATCCGTGCCGAGCATGTGGAACGGGCCGGGGGTGAAGGAGCTGTCGAGGCCGGCAAGCGGGAGTTGCTCGCCGAGGTGGTCGGGCACCGCCTCGCCGAGGTGCGTCGTGCCCGCAGCCTGACGCAACAGCAGGTCGCCGACCGCATGGGTGTCACCAAGGGGCGCGTGTCCCAGATCGAGCAGGGTAGGGTCTCCGGACAGGACGTCCTCGCCCGCTATGCCGCTGCGCTCGGCGGTCGCCTCCATCAGGCGATCTACTTCGACGACGGGGACATTGCCGCCATCGCATAG